A single Bosea sp. PAMC 26642 DNA region contains:
- a CDS encoding VOC family protein, whose product MKLSTYLMFDGNCREAFTRYNEVLGGKITAMMDHRGTPAEAHVPPQWHDKIMHACLEIDGQMLMASDAPPERSDGPMRSVSVNVTVATPEEAERVFAALAEGGTVTMPIAETFWSPRFGMAKDRFGTNWMVNAEQPAELANCG is encoded by the coding sequence ATGAAACTCTCGACCTATCTGATGTTCGACGGCAACTGCCGAGAAGCCTTCACCCGCTACAACGAAGTCCTGGGCGGCAAGATCACCGCCATGATGGACCACCGGGGCACGCCCGCCGAGGCGCATGTTCCACCGCAATGGCACGACAAGATCATGCATGCCTGTCTGGAGATCGACGGCCAGATGCTGATGGCGTCGGACGCCCCGCCCGAGCGCAGCGACGGGCCGATGCGCTCGGTCTCGGTCAATGTCACCGTCGCGACGCCCGAGGAGGCGGAGCGCGTCTTCGCAGCCCTGGCCGAAGGCGGGACGGTGACGATGCCGATCGCCGAGACCTTCTGGTCGCCGCGTTTCGGCATGGCAAAGGACCGTTTCGGCACGAACTGGATGGTCAACGCCGAGCAACCGGCCGAACTGGCGAATTGCGGGTAG
- a CDS encoding DUF1579 domain-containing protein, with protein MHAEPQKEHAWLQQFVGEWISEMDCSMGPDKPRHKSQGTESVHSLGGLWTIGEGTGEMPDGNQGFTQITLGFDPARGRFVGTFAGSMMTHLWIYEGTLDESGNVLTLDTEGPSMAGDGTMAKYRDVVTRVSADHRILTSSMPGPDGTWIDFMTAHYRRKA; from the coding sequence ATGCATGCCGAACCACAGAAGGAACACGCCTGGCTCCAGCAATTCGTCGGCGAATGGATCTCGGAGATGGACTGCTCGATGGGGCCCGACAAGCCGCGCCATAAATCGCAGGGCACCGAAAGCGTCCATTCGCTCGGCGGGTTGTGGACGATCGGCGAGGGCACGGGCGAGATGCCCGACGGCAATCAGGGCTTCACGCAGATCACGCTCGGCTTCGATCCTGCCAGAGGCCGGTTCGTCGGAACCTTTGCCGGCTCGATGATGACGCATCTGTGGATCTACGAGGGCACGCTCGACGAGAGCGGCAATGTGCTGACGCTGGACACCGAGGGACCGAGCATGGCGGGCGACGGCACGATGGCGAAGTATCGCGACGTCGTCACGCGGGTCAGCGCCGACCACCGCATCCTGACATCGAGCATGCCGGGCCCGGACGGGACCTGGATTGATTTCATGACCGCCCATTACCGCCGCAAGGCCTGA